One region of Microbacterium sufflavum genomic DNA includes:
- a CDS encoding AMP-binding protein, which yields MSRSATAATNAVREMRDFLFEHATDYAAARAGFAWPQVDEFNFALEWFDVVAAENPQRPAVQIVDADLRLRSWTYGELSARSDQVASWLTGLGIRRGDHVIVMLNNTIELWEVMLAITKIGAVSIPTSTLLSATDLAYRVEHGRASAVVTLGTLAERVDGLGPDILRIGVGEAPPAWARYADSAAAPAAFEPDGPTPASDTALLYFTSGTTNRPKLVQHTHVSYPVGHLSTMWWLGVRPDDVHLNISSPGWAKHAWSSFYSPFLAEATVFVYDYARFDANTLMQVMDTHHVSTFCAPPTVWRMLIQADLGRLTHPPRELVGAGEPLNPEVIDRVREAWGGTIRDGFGQTEMTACIGNSPGQPVKIGSMGRPLPGYPVVLLDPATGAVVEREGEIALDLSRAPLGLMAGYYDDPEKTAESRAGGYHHTGDIAVRDDDGYLTYIGRSDDVFKASDYKISPFELESVLLEHELVVEAAVIPSPDPTRLAVPKAYVCLTADAADETAAARSVFAYAHERLSSHLWVRIIEFVPELPKTISGKIRRVELRAREAERVASGDDSRQHRDRDYR from the coding sequence ATGAGCCGCAGTGCCACCGCCGCCACGAACGCCGTCCGCGAGATGCGCGACTTCCTGTTCGAGCACGCCACGGACTATGCCGCCGCGCGGGCGGGATTCGCGTGGCCGCAGGTCGACGAATTCAACTTCGCCCTGGAGTGGTTCGACGTGGTGGCCGCCGAGAATCCGCAGCGCCCCGCCGTGCAGATCGTCGACGCCGACCTTCGCCTGCGGTCGTGGACGTACGGCGAGCTCTCCGCCCGCTCCGACCAGGTCGCGTCCTGGCTCACGGGGCTCGGCATCCGCCGCGGCGACCACGTGATCGTGATGCTCAACAACACGATCGAGCTGTGGGAGGTGATGCTGGCGATCACCAAGATCGGGGCGGTGTCGATCCCGACGTCCACGCTGCTGTCGGCCACCGACCTCGCCTATCGCGTGGAGCACGGCCGCGCCAGCGCCGTCGTCACCCTCGGGACTCTCGCCGAACGGGTCGACGGTCTCGGCCCCGACATCCTCCGCATCGGCGTCGGCGAAGCCCCGCCCGCCTGGGCCCGCTACGCCGACTCCGCCGCCGCGCCCGCCGCGTTCGAGCCGGACGGCCCGACCCCCGCGTCCGACACCGCACTGCTGTACTTCACCTCGGGCACCACGAACCGGCCGAAGCTCGTGCAGCACACCCACGTCTCGTATCCGGTCGGGCACCTGTCGACCATGTGGTGGCTCGGGGTCCGCCCCGACGACGTGCACCTCAACATCTCATCGCCCGGGTGGGCGAAGCACGCGTGGTCGAGCTTCTACTCGCCGTTCCTGGCCGAGGCCACCGTGTTCGTCTACGACTACGCCCGGTTCGACGCGAACACGCTCATGCAGGTCATGGACACCCACCACGTGTCGACCTTCTGCGCCCCGCCGACCGTGTGGCGCATGCTCATCCAGGCCGACCTGGGCCGCCTGACGCACCCTCCGCGCGAGCTGGTGGGCGCCGGCGAGCCCTTGAACCCCGAGGTCATCGACCGGGTGCGGGAGGCGTGGGGCGGCACCATCCGCGACGGTTTCGGCCAGACCGAGATGACGGCGTGCATCGGCAACTCCCCCGGGCAGCCGGTGAAGATCGGCTCGATGGGCCGCCCGTTGCCGGGATACCCGGTGGTGCTGCTCGACCCCGCCACGGGCGCGGTGGTCGAGCGGGAGGGCGAGATCGCGCTCGACCTGTCGCGCGCGCCGCTCGGACTCATGGCGGGGTACTACGACGACCCGGAGAAGACGGCGGAGTCACGCGCCGGCGGCTACCACCACACGGGCGACATCGCGGTGCGCGACGACGACGGCTACCTCACCTACATCGGGCGCTCCGACGACGTGTTCAAGGCCTCGGACTACAAGATCTCGCCGTTCGAGCTCGAGTCGGTGCTCCTGGAGCACGAGCTCGTGGTCGAGGCGGCCGTGATCCCCAGCCCCGACCCGACGCGGCTCGCGGTGCCGAAGGCGTACGTGTGCCTGACCGCGGATGCGGCGGACGAGACGGCCGCGGCGCGATCCGTGTTCGCGTACGCGCACGAGCGCCTGTCGTCGCACCTGTGGGTGCGGATCATCGAGTTCGTGCCGGAGCTGCCGAAGACCATCTCGGGCAAGATCCGTCGCGTGGAGCTGCGGGCGCGCGAGGCCGAGCGCGTCGCGTCGGGCGACGACTCACGGCAGCACCGCGACCGCGACTACCGCTGA